Proteins from one Mesorhizobium sp. M9A.F.Ca.ET.002.03.1.2 genomic window:
- a CDS encoding HpcH/HpaI aldolase/citrate lyase family protein, whose amino-acid sequence MSLKSRLAADETLCTAWSGVPDALTVEILSRQGFDAVTLDMQHGGHHEDSVLRGLGPVLAANKPALVRIPVGRFDMASRALDFGAEAVIAPMVNSVADARLFAAAMKYPPLGERSWGPTYAFPRHGKGDFADWLRDSNERTMAFAMVETRAALDALDGILDTPGIDGIFVGPSDFSIAWSNGTTVNSTLESMMETVASIAERTRKAGKHAAIYVVEPAIAGRVVSMGYRLLAMGSEHALIGLGAKTLLKSVKDSLGS is encoded by the coding sequence ATGTCCCTGAAGTCACGCTTGGCGGCGGATGAAACGCTATGCACCGCATGGTCGGGCGTGCCGGATGCCTTGACTGTGGAAATCCTCTCCAGACAGGGTTTTGATGCCGTCACGCTCGACATGCAGCATGGCGGACATCACGAGGACAGCGTACTGCGCGGCCTTGGACCGGTGCTGGCCGCCAACAAACCGGCGCTGGTGCGCATTCCGGTCGGCCGCTTCGACATGGCCAGCCGCGCGCTCGACTTCGGCGCCGAGGCGGTGATCGCGCCGATGGTGAATTCGGTGGCGGACGCGCGGCTGTTTGCCGCCGCCATGAAGTACCCGCCGCTCGGCGAGCGCTCCTGGGGCCCGACCTATGCCTTTCCGCGCCATGGCAAGGGCGACTTTGCCGATTGGCTGCGCGACAGCAACGAGCGCACCATGGCCTTCGCCATGGTCGAGACGCGCGCCGCCCTCGATGCGCTCGACGGCATCCTCGACACGCCGGGCATCGACGGGATCTTCGTCGGCCCATCGGATTTCTCGATTGCCTGGTCGAACGGCACCACCGTCAACTCGACGCTGGAAAGCATGATGGAAACCGTCGCCTCGATTGCCGAACGGACGCGCAAGGCCGGCAAGCATGCCGCGATCTACGTCGTCGAGCCGGCCATCGCCGGCCGTGTGGTGTCGATGGGCTATAGACTGCTGGCCATGGGCTCCGAGCATGCGCTGATCGGTCTGGGGGCAAAAACCCTGCTGAAGAGCGTAAAGGATTCGCTCGGGTCCTAA
- a CDS encoding alpha/beta hydrolase translates to MKVRDADILIVPGYTNSGPDHWQSRWQSKLSTARRVEQAEWSKPVREDWTASVAKAVNEAERPVVIVAHSLGVATAIQAMPQFQRPVAGAFFVAPPDVANPKIKPRHLMTFGPYPRKPLAFPSVVIASRNDPFCTFDVAEDIAGAWGSLFIDAGEAGHLNADSGFGPWPEGSMTFAKFLTDL, encoded by the coding sequence ATGAAAGTCAGGGATGCAGACATTCTCATCGTGCCGGGCTACACCAATTCCGGCCCCGACCATTGGCAGAGCCGCTGGCAATCGAAATTGTCGACGGCACGCCGCGTCGAGCAGGCGGAATGGTCGAAGCCGGTGCGCGAGGACTGGACGGCGAGCGTGGCGAAGGCGGTCAACGAAGCCGAGCGGCCGGTCGTCATCGTGGCGCATTCGCTCGGCGTCGCGACTGCAATCCAGGCAATGCCGCAGTTCCAGCGCCCGGTCGCTGGAGCCTTCTTCGTGGCGCCTCCCGACGTCGCCAATCCCAAGATTAAACCCAGGCACCTGATGACCTTCGGCCCCTACCCGCGCAAACCGCTGGCATTTCCTTCGGTGGTGATCGCCAGCCGCAACGACCCGTTCTGCACGTTCGACGTCGCCGAGGACATTGCCGGCGCCTGGGGCTCGCTGTTCATCGACGCTGGCGAGGCCGGCCATCTCAATGCGGATTCCGGCTTCGGCCCGTGGCCCGAAGGCTCGATGACGTTCGCCAAGTTCCTGACGGACCTTTAG